In one window of Canis lupus baileyi chromosome 10, mCanLup2.hap1, whole genome shotgun sequence DNA:
- the CCL27 gene encoding C-C motif chemokine 27 — protein sequence MKGPSSTSSLLLLLLLLSPDPGAALPLPPSITCCTQLYRQPLSNKLLRRVIRVELQEANGDCHLQAFVLHLSRRSVCIHPQNRSLARWFERQGRRLQGTLPNLNLGLTRKMDQGPHQPK from the exons ATGAAGGGGCCATCATCTACTAGCAGCCTCCTGCTGCTACTGTTGCTACTAAGCCCAGACCCTGGAGCAG CACTGCCACTGCCACCCAGCATTACCTGCTGTACTCAGCTCTACCGCCAGCCACTCTCGAACAAGCTACTGAGGAGGGTCATCCGGGTGGAACTGCAGGAAGCCAATGGGGACTGCCACCTCCAGGCCTTCGT GCTTCACCTGTCTCGACGCAGTGTCTGCATCCACCCTCAGAATCGCAGCCTGGCTCGGTGGTTTGAGCGCCAAGGGAGGAGACTCCAGGGGACTCTACCTAACCTGAATTTGGGGCTGACAAGGAAAATGGACCAGGGCCCCCACCAGccaaaataa
- the LOC140641631 gene encoding uncharacterized protein translates to MSGLRRYEVALEAEEEIYWGCFYFFPWLRMWRRDRSSAHPREQKLEPLRGLMSCLSSGLGPAPQRSGRGLPRRTPTATAQPAGALKI, encoded by the exons ATGTCGGGATTGAGGAGATACGAGGTGGCGCTGGAGGCGGAGGAGGA GATCTACTGGGGTTGCTTCTACTTTTTCCCCTGGCTGCGCATGTGGCGGAGGGACCGGAG CTCGGCGCATCCCCGGGAGCAGAAGCTGGAGCCTCTGCGAGGCCTGATGAGCTGTCTGTCAAGcggcctgggccctgccccccaGCGCTCGGGTCGCGGCCTCCCCCGCCGCACCCCCACCGCCACTGCCCAGCCAGCCGGTGCATTAAAGATTTAA